A region of Hydrogenimonas cancrithermarum DNA encodes the following proteins:
- a CDS encoding ATP-dependent helicase, translating to MPLSRLNPEQLQAAKAPFGHNLIIASAGTGKTSTIVGRIGYLLSQGVNPEEILLLTFTNKAAAEMVERVAGYFSRDVAKRIEAGTFHAVSYRWLKKLKRPIILKQPGELKTLFRSIYEKRQFHHIGAEAQPLSANFLHDVYSLYQNATLEDFSEWLPKRHEGQEPFIDIYLDIVREFEETKKEFGFVNFNDLLILMRDEAKRTKLPFKEVLIDEYQDTNELQGSLIDAMDPPSLFCVGDYDQSIYAFNGANIHIIGSFTKKFLDARVFTLTKNYRSTAPILSLANRVIEYNERIYPKQLEVVRQGSRQMPKLLIFDNLLQQYETIAQMIRRSTTPHPQIAVIFRNNASADGIEAMLREQNIPCKRKGGRSFFDAKEVKAALDIATLMANPKDMMAFIHIFEYAKGIGSATAKELFEGLVALGEGSMLQGIFRPKAMTNPFKARTTNYQLGLFDHPTQIGSVSRFAHLGFDEQFIAHPILKHPALNSDGVRFIHDFFKLAASLKQKKQPQAIVRSILSSTTYGYIIEQLAIKRATLKNGEVDELKKEEAMERIKRKGVLLIQLASAYNTLEKFINAMVLGGGELSEGEGVNLLTVHASKGLEFDEVYVIDLMDGRFPNRKLASQAGLIEEERRLFYVAVTRAKNLLYLSYAKYDSFKDITFFPSQFLYEAALLKKDQTYEKLKTLC from the coding sequence ATGCCGTTATCGCGTCTCAATCCCGAACAGCTTCAGGCGGCCAAAGCGCCGTTTGGCCACAACCTCATCATCGCTTCCGCCGGTACCGGTAAAACGTCAACGATCGTCGGACGTATCGGCTACCTGCTCTCACAAGGCGTAAACCCGGAAGAGATTTTGCTGCTGACATTCACCAACAAAGCGGCGGCGGAAATGGTTGAGCGGGTGGCCGGGTACTTCAGCCGAGACGTTGCCAAACGAATCGAAGCGGGGACATTTCATGCGGTCAGCTATCGCTGGCTCAAGAAATTGAAGCGTCCCATCATCCTCAAGCAGCCGGGTGAGCTGAAGACCCTTTTTCGCAGCATCTACGAAAAACGTCAGTTTCACCATATCGGTGCCGAGGCACAGCCGCTTTCGGCCAACTTTCTGCACGATGTATACTCACTCTATCAAAACGCGACGCTGGAAGATTTTTCTGAGTGGCTTCCAAAGCGGCACGAAGGGCAGGAGCCTTTCATCGACATCTATCTCGACATCGTCCGGGAGTTCGAAGAGACCAAAAAGGAGTTTGGATTCGTCAACTTCAACGACTTGCTGATTTTGATGCGCGATGAGGCGAAACGGACGAAACTTCCTTTCAAAGAGGTGTTGATCGACGAGTATCAGGATACCAACGAGCTGCAGGGCTCGTTGATCGACGCGATGGATCCCCCTTCGCTCTTTTGCGTGGGCGACTACGACCAAAGTATCTACGCTTTCAACGGCGCCAACATCCATATCATCGGAAGTTTTACCAAAAAATTCCTCGACGCGCGGGTTTTTACACTGACCAAAAACTACCGTTCCACCGCCCCTATCCTCTCGCTTGCCAACCGGGTCATCGAGTACAATGAACGCATCTACCCCAAACAGCTCGAAGTCGTACGGCAGGGAAGCAGACAGATGCCAAAACTCCTTATTTTCGACAACCTGCTGCAGCAGTACGAGACGATCGCACAGATGATCCGCCGAAGCACAACGCCGCACCCTCAGATCGCCGTTATCTTCCGCAACAACGCCTCGGCCGACGGGATCGAAGCAATGCTCAGAGAACAGAATATCCCTTGCAAGCGAAAAGGAGGACGCAGCTTCTTCGACGCCAAAGAGGTCAAAGCCGCACTCGATATCGCGACGCTGATGGCGAACCCCAAAGATATGATGGCTTTCATCCACATCTTCGAGTATGCCAAGGGAATCGGCAGCGCTACGGCGAAAGAGCTCTTCGAGGGTCTGGTGGCACTGGGGGAGGGGAGTATGCTTCAAGGGATCTTCCGCCCAAAAGCGATGACCAACCCTTTCAAGGCGCGTACCACCAACTATCAATTGGGGCTTTTCGACCATCCGACGCAGATCGGTTCGGTTTCGCGTTTTGCACATCTTGGGTTCGACGAGCAGTTCATAGCGCATCCCATTTTGAAGCATCCGGCACTGAATTCCGACGGCGTCCGTTTCATTCACGACTTCTTCAAACTGGCCGCATCACTGAAACAGAAGAAGCAGCCGCAGGCGATCGTCCGCTCGATCCTATCGTCCACTACCTACGGTTATATCATCGAGCAGCTGGCGATCAAGCGTGCTACACTTAAAAACGGCGAGGTCGACGAATTGAAAAAAGAGGAGGCGATGGAGAGGATCAAGCGCAAAGGGGTGCTTCTAATACAGCTTGCCAGCGCTTACAACACGCTCGAAAAGTTCATCAACGCAATGGTGCTGGGTGGCGGGGAGCTGAGCGAAGGGGAGGGAGTCAACCTACTGACGGTGCATGCGAGCAAGGGGCTGGAGTTCGACGAGGTCTATGTCATCGACCTGATGGACGGCCGCTTTCCAAATCGGAAGCTCGCCAGCCAGGCAGGCCTCATAGAGGAGGAGAGACGCCTCTTTTACGTGGCCGTCACTCGGGCGAAAAATCTTCTCTATCTTTCCTATGCGAAGTATGACAGTTTTAAAGATATCACCTTCTTTCCATCACAGTTTCTCTATGAAGCCGCTCTTTTGAAAAAAGACCAGACTTACGAAAAACTCAAAACGCTCTGCTAA
- a CDS encoding type II secretion system F family protein, which translates to MKYYQVTLLVRGNRRNIILKANDRADAISKAKKDYQGTLIRIKEISAPIDATIKEFFSQFRTTVANKKVQPKNLIAAIRQLAVMTNAGISVHDALNEIAGATNDAKLKEILTQASENINSGLSLSETFKRYRYDVGGITLAMIELGEQTGNMADALASLADILEEIQENVQKFKKAMRYPMITMGAMAIAFTILIMVVVPKFKAIFEKFHAELPLPTKILLGIEHVMSNYGLIVLVGLVFFIMLILYLYRNNENFKYKADKLMLKTYLIKDIIFFATLNRFSIVFTELVHAGIPIADALDTATSMIDNAVLKEKLEAVKVSVSRGVSLTEAFKDTGVFENMIIQMISAGESSGQLDSMMRKVTDYYRMRFNYILDNMSSYIEPIMLAIIAGLVLLLALGIFLPMWDMARAVKAH; encoded by the coding sequence ATGAAATATTATCAAGTTACACTATTGGTGCGGGGGAACCGGCGAAATATCATTCTCAAGGCCAACGACAGGGCCGATGCGATCAGCAAGGCAAAGAAAGATTATCAGGGAACGCTTATCCGCATCAAAGAGATCTCCGCTCCGATCGACGCGACCATCAAAGAGTTCTTCTCGCAATTCAGGACGACCGTCGCCAACAAAAAGGTACAGCCGAAAAATCTCATCGCCGCGATTCGCCAGCTGGCTGTCATGACCAATGCCGGCATTTCCGTCCACGATGCGCTCAATGAAATTGCCGGTGCGACAAACGACGCGAAGCTCAAAGAGATTCTGACGCAGGCATCTGAAAACATCAACTCCGGACTGAGCCTTTCGGAGACATTCAAACGATACAGATACGATGTCGGAGGAATTACACTCGCCATGATCGAACTGGGTGAGCAGACCGGTAACATGGCCGACGCTCTTGCAAGCCTGGCCGACATTCTCGAAGAGATTCAGGAAAATGTCCAGAAATTCAAAAAAGCGATGCGCTATCCGATGATTACGATGGGCGCGATGGCGATCGCATTTACCATCCTCATCATGGTGGTCGTCCCCAAGTTCAAAGCGATTTTTGAAAAATTTCATGCAGAACTTCCGCTTCCGACCAAGATCCTGCTGGGCATCGAACATGTCATGAGCAATTACGGTCTGATTGTCTTGGTCGGACTGGTCTTTTTCATCATGCTCATTCTATATCTGTATAGGAACAACGAAAACTTCAAGTACAAAGCCGACAAGCTCATGCTGAAGACCTATTTGATCAAAGATATTATCTTTTTCGCGACACTCAACCGTTTTTCGATCGTCTTTACCGAACTGGTACATGCGGGAATCCCGATCGCCGACGCGCTCGATACCGCTACGAGTATGATCGATAACGCCGTGTTGAAAGAGAAGCTTGAAGCGGTTAAGGTCTCAGTATCAAGGGGTGTCAGTCTAACCGAAGCTTTCAAAGATACGGGAGTTTTCGAAAATATGATCATCCAGATGATCTCTGCCGGCGAGAGCAGCGGACAGCTCGACAGTATGATGCGCAAAGTCACCGACTATTACCGCATGCGCTTCAACTACATTCTGGACAATATGTCCTCTTATATCGAACCGATTATGCTGGCGATTATCGCCGGACTGGTTCTGCTGCTTGCACTTGGAATCTTCCTGCCGATGTGGGATATGGCACGTGCCGTCAAGGCGCATTAA
- a CDS encoding GspE/PulE family protein, whose translation MGKIIELLIASGLVTKEQIADLLRSKKEKKITLKALIDHKIVQPNQAYRLIADEVRKGNLTLEMLEQEGSAINIDMVLKHLAELMKMEYVNLDEVDIDLRLISKLPMQKLEKIGALPIKESDLNVIVVFKDPFDFSAQETIQRVFPKKPVVAAIARPSQIDYHLNRLEMSESIKGLINEIREEISESASATEASESSAILKLIEVILKSAIIARASDIHIEPTENSCIVRSRIDGMLTESFRFDKDIYPPLSSRLKLLSNLDIAERRKPQDGRFSATIMSREFDFRVSTLPIMNGESIVMRILDKSKVMIRLEDAGMSSHNFNIFNDALKVPYGIVLVTGPTGSGKTTTLYGALNNLKSVDKKLITVEDPVEYQMNLVQQVQVNAKVGLTFASALRSILRQDPDIIMIGEIRDQETLRIAVQAALTGHLVLSTLHTNDAISAITRMADMGIEPYLISGSLIAIEAQRLVRKICPYCKKAVEIPDHIINELHEYIPETYQFYKGTGCKECQGTGYRGREMISEVLRVNETLTSMIAREASKAELTQEAFKQGFVTMIQDGVNKAIEGKTTIEEVLRVARLS comes from the coding sequence ATGGGCAAGATAATCGAATTATTGATCGCGTCGGGTCTGGTGACGAAAGAGCAGATCGCGGATCTGCTGCGAAGCAAAAAAGAGAAAAAGATCACACTCAAAGCTCTGATCGACCATAAAATCGTTCAACCCAACCAGGCATATCGGCTGATTGCGGATGAAGTGAGAAAAGGCAACCTTACGCTCGAGATGCTTGAACAAGAAGGCAGCGCCATCAATATCGATATGGTTCTCAAGCATCTTGCCGAATTGATGAAGATGGAGTATGTGAACCTCGACGAAGTCGATATCGACCTGCGTCTCATTTCGAAGCTTCCGATGCAGAAACTCGAAAAGATCGGCGCCCTTCCGATTAAAGAGTCCGATCTGAATGTCATCGTCGTTTTCAAAGATCCTTTCGACTTCAGCGCCCAGGAGACGATTCAGCGGGTTTTTCCGAAGAAACCGGTTGTCGCAGCGATTGCACGGCCGAGCCAGATCGACTATCATCTCAATCGTCTCGAGATGTCGGAGAGTATCAAAGGTCTTATCAACGAGATCAGAGAAGAGATTTCCGAAAGCGCATCTGCCACGGAAGCGAGCGAGTCCTCTGCGATTTTGAAGCTTATCGAAGTGATTCTCAAATCCGCGATCATCGCCCGTGCGAGCGACATTCATATCGAACCGACCGAAAACAGTTGTATTGTACGAAGCCGTATCGACGGGATGCTCACCGAAAGTTTCCGTTTCGATAAAGATATCTATCCACCACTCTCTTCACGTCTCAAACTTCTCTCCAACCTCGATATAGCGGAGAGGCGGAAGCCTCAAGACGGCCGTTTTTCGGCAACCATTATGAGCAGGGAGTTCGATTTTCGTGTTTCGACGCTTCCGATCATGAACGGTGAATCGATCGTCATGCGTATTTTGGACAAATCGAAAGTGATGATCCGGCTCGAAGATGCGGGTATGAGTTCACATAATTTCAATATATTCAACGATGCCTTGAAGGTTCCTTACGGTATCGTGCTCGTTACGGGACCGACGGGAAGCGGTAAAACCACGACACTCTATGGTGCACTCAACAACCTCAAAAGTGTCGACAAAAAACTGATCACCGTCGAGGATCCGGTCGAATACCAGATGAACCTGGTACAACAGGTACAGGTCAACGCCAAAGTCGGGCTCACATTCGCCAGTGCGTTGCGATCGATTTTGCGTCAGGATCCGGATATCATCATGATCGGTGAGATTCGTGACCAGGAGACACTTCGCATCGCGGTCCAGGCAGCGCTGACAGGGCACCTCGTCCTTTCGACACTGCATACAAACGATGCGATCAGTGCGATAACCCGTATGGCCGATATGGGGATCGAGCCCTATCTTATCAGCGGTTCGTTGATCGCGATCGAAGCGCAGCGTCTGGTAAGAAAAATCTGCCCCTACTGTAAAAAAGCGGTTGAAATTCCCGATCATATCATTAACGAATTGCATGAATATATTCCCGAGACATACCAGTTTTACAAAGGAACGGGCTGCAAGGAGTGTCAGGGTACCGGTTACAGAGGCCGTGAAATGATCAGCGAGGTACTTCGTGTCAACGAAACGCTTACGAGCATGATCGCAAGGGAAGCATCCAAAGCCGAGCTGACCCAGGAAGCGTTCAAGCAGGGTTTTGTCACGATGATCCAGGATGGTGTCAACAAGGCGATTGAAGGCAAGACGACAATCGAAGAAGTACTCAGAGTTGCGAGGTTATCATGA